One genomic region from Quercus robur chromosome 4, dhQueRobu3.1, whole genome shotgun sequence encodes:
- the LOC126721278 gene encoding proline-rich receptor-like protein kinase PERK2, with amino-acid sequence MAALFMLFTILDIRPPPEPPVPTLYPSPFPTLSPPLPPPPPPPTSTFSPLPPFPQLPPFTPSTTRSPPRPGQQELIKWLRFVAMYILAPTTIITTIALIAKYIRPQPPPVSVFDIPERVSFAINCTDESLPIEWCKLRQLMGLEECDAKAVVSRDCCT; translated from the coding sequence ATGGCTGCCCTGTTCATGTTGTTTACCATCCTTGACATCCGACCCCCACCAGAGCCACCTGTTCCAACCCTCTATCCATCACCATTTCCCACCCTTTCTCCACCActgccaccgccaccaccaccgccaACGTCTACGTTTTCTCCACTCCCACCTTTTCCCCAGTTGCCCCCTTTCACTCCATCAACCACACGGTCACCACCAAGACCAGGTCAACAAGAACTCATCAAATGGTTGCGGTTCGTTGCTATGTATATCTTGGCTCCAACAACCATCATCACAACGATTGCTCTCATTGCTAAATATATCCGGCCTCAGCCGCCGCCAGTAAGCGTATTCGATATACCGGAGCGTGTGAGCTTTGCAATAAATTGCACTGATGAGAGTTTGCCTATAGAATGGTGTAAATTGCGGCAGTTGATGGGATTGGAGGAGTGCGATGCGAAAGCTGTAGTGTCTAGGGATTGTTGTACCTGA